A region from the Lentisphaera profundi genome encodes:
- a CDS encoding right-handed parallel beta-helix repeat-containing protein, whose product MKVLLACALALIFVGGACVYNDIQSQKSEVSQRLGDEDSSTITSDIATSAKSSELVWPFIPGVSELVKAYYISSSKGLDSNDGSIKSPWKSLDKISSIKLEAGDRVCFQKGDRFNGHFVVNGSGTQTQPIIITSYGSGKQAILSGQVGESNGGDFQEAILVENQDNIIFRDLEVHNERLSSREGINDADAYGILILNSGTQVMKNFLFQKVTFKNVYAPKPILKDAGEDAFNGLEVSALTFLTEQNRVAGKEKNIQDVLVEDCYFENLQRLGVHIKHKGSRGKIGNEEINSNKNFVFRNNEFHHTGGTCILPIRTYNCLIENNLFNYPGDSSDPRMPARGSAVWTWHCYNTVIQYNKCQHIRGYLDSHGVHIDHNNHNTFVQYNYMEDCEGGFVEILGGNVNSIYRFNISVNDGWRENPKWKTSNHTLWLNEVVAYGEKQSEQSYIYNNTIYMDRDYSTSIDIDAKNTYVFNNIFYAKQGAIGTKQMNIKDHGSDFVLSHNLYQGFISPRFIKRDAQAIKADPQFYKVRLGSDQGFQLQAGSAAIGAGMVRDVPSVPGAGQGIFKHVPAYPTVDFYGKLLDVSKPSIGASKDK is encoded by the coding sequence ATGAAAGTGTTGTTAGCCTGTGCATTGGCACTCATCTTTGTGGGAGGGGCTTGCGTATATAATGATATTCAAAGTCAAAAAAGTGAGGTTTCACAAAGGCTTGGGGATGAAGATTCTAGCACGATTACTTCGGATATTGCCACTTCCGCAAAATCGAGTGAATTAGTATGGCCCTTTATCCCAGGAGTTTCAGAGCTAGTCAAGGCTTATTACATCAGTTCGTCAAAAGGACTGGATAGTAATGATGGTAGCATCAAATCTCCATGGAAAAGCTTAGATAAAATCAGCTCGATCAAACTAGAAGCGGGTGATAGGGTTTGTTTTCAAAAGGGAGATCGTTTTAATGGTCATTTCGTGGTCAATGGTTCGGGTACTCAGACTCAGCCAATCATAATCACATCGTATGGAAGTGGTAAACAAGCGATTCTTTCTGGGCAAGTGGGAGAGTCAAATGGCGGCGATTTTCAAGAAGCTATTCTTGTTGAGAATCAAGATAATATTATCTTTAGAGATCTGGAAGTTCACAATGAACGTTTAAGTTCTCGTGAAGGGATCAATGATGCCGATGCTTACGGGATTCTTATCCTCAATAGCGGCACTCAGGTGATGAAGAATTTCCTATTCCAAAAGGTGACATTCAAAAATGTTTATGCGCCAAAACCGATCTTAAAAGATGCGGGAGAAGATGCCTTTAATGGGCTAGAAGTCTCTGCTTTAACTTTTCTTACAGAACAGAACCGGGTGGCAGGAAAAGAGAAGAATATTCAGGATGTATTAGTTGAGGATTGTTATTTTGAAAATCTGCAACGTTTGGGAGTGCATATTAAACACAAAGGCTCTCGAGGTAAAATAGGGAATGAAGAAATTAATAGCAATAAAAACTTTGTGTTCCGTAACAATGAATTTCACCATACTGGAGGAACATGCATCTTGCCGATTAGAACTTATAACTGCCTAATTGAAAATAATCTGTTCAATTACCCTGGAGATAGTTCCGATCCACGGATGCCAGCACGAGGCAGTGCGGTATGGACTTGGCATTGTTACAATACCGTGATTCAATACAATAAATGTCAACATATTCGTGGTTACCTAGATTCTCACGGGGTGCATATTGATCATAATAATCACAATACTTTTGTGCAGTATAATTATATGGAAGATTGTGAAGGTGGATTTGTGGAGATTCTTGGCGGCAATGTGAATTCAATCTATCGTTTCAATATCAGTGTGAATGATGGTTGGCGCGAGAACCCAAAATGGAAAACGAGTAACCATACTCTCTGGCTCAATGAGGTCGTTGCTTATGGGGAGAAGCAATCGGAGCAGAGTTATATCTATAATAATACGATTTATATGGACCGTGATTATTCGACCTCAATAGATATTGATGCCAAAAATACCTATGTCTTCAATAATATTTTTTATGCGAAGCAGGGTGCCATCGGAACTAAGCAAATGAATATTAAAGATCATGGAAGTGATTTTGTTCTCAGCCATAATCTCTATCAGGGCTTTATCTCTCCTCGCTTTATTAAGCGCGATGCACAGGCTATTAAAGCAGACCCACAATTCTATAAGGTGAGGCTTGGCAGTGACCAGGGATTTCAGTTGCAAGCAGGCAGTGCAGCCATCGGCGCGGGGATGGTAAGAGATGTGCCTTCGGTGCCGGGTGCGGGTCAGGGGATCTTTAAGCATGTCCCAGCTTATCCTACAGTAGATTTTTATGGTAAGCTTTTGGATGTATCCAAACCATCCATTGGTGCGAGTAAAGATAAGTGA
- a CDS encoding integron integrase, whose amino-acid sequence MSNMQIFKNFLLNQKGIHEKYVEYYLKRVAQYSEFCRRNGSEPYDQISLNAYLRSLFGRAEEWQIQQAEEAVKYYWYWRSEGKSEESSWQSNEEIRLEKLSVAFDVEKVEYLNNFERALRLQQKSLRTIRAYVSWTKRYLAHSAEGYQETEKVRDFLSYLTLRHNVAASTQNQALCALVSLFKYVFQKDLGDISGSFRSKKSERLPVVLDIEEVRCLIDATLGQEKLMMKLIYGGGLRKNECLRLRIKDIDFKRGALNIRAGKGDKDRQTLLSKNLESEINVHICEIRKLYEKDRSEGVEGVYLPNALVRKYPSAAKEWKWFWLFPSPILSIDPMCEVKTIRRHHLSGTGLSRVLKAKCHELGIKKRCTVHTLRHSFATHLLERGTDLRTIQELLGHEDISTTQIYTHVLNLNQSGTQSPLDDL is encoded by the coding sequence ATGTCGAACATGCAAATTTTTAAGAATTTTTTACTTAATCAAAAAGGGATTCATGAAAAGTACGTGGAGTACTATCTTAAGCGGGTAGCTCAATATAGTGAGTTCTGTCGAAGAAATGGTAGTGAACCTTATGATCAGATTAGTTTGAATGCTTACTTAAGAAGTTTGTTTGGCCGTGCTGAAGAGTGGCAAATCCAACAAGCCGAAGAGGCAGTGAAGTATTACTGGTATTGGCGCTCGGAAGGGAAATCGGAAGAAAGTTCTTGGCAGAGTAATGAAGAAATTCGTTTAGAAAAGCTTTCAGTAGCTTTTGATGTGGAAAAGGTCGAGTATTTAAATAATTTTGAGAGAGCGTTGCGACTTCAGCAAAAATCACTAAGAACGATAAGGGCTTATGTTTCTTGGACGAAACGTTACTTAGCGCATAGTGCTGAGGGGTATCAGGAAACAGAAAAAGTGCGAGATTTCTTATCCTATTTAACACTGAGGCATAATGTTGCGGCGTCGACTCAGAATCAGGCTTTGTGTGCGTTGGTGTCATTGTTTAAATATGTGTTTCAAAAGGATCTAGGAGATATTAGCGGAAGTTTTCGTTCTAAAAAAAGTGAGCGCTTGCCAGTAGTGTTAGATATTGAAGAAGTGAGATGTTTGATTGATGCGACTCTCGGTCAAGAAAAACTAATGATGAAGTTGATTTATGGTGGCGGATTAAGGAAAAATGAATGCCTGCGTTTAAGGATAAAGGACATAGACTTTAAAAGAGGGGCGCTGAATATACGTGCAGGTAAAGGGGATAAAGATCGACAAACTTTGTTAAGCAAGAACTTGGAGAGTGAAATTAACGTTCATATATGTGAAATAAGAAAACTTTATGAGAAAGACCGAAGCGAAGGTGTGGAAGGAGTTTACTTGCCGAATGCCTTAGTGAGGAAGTATCCGTCAGCAGCTAAGGAATGGAAGTGGTTTTGGTTGTTCCCTTCACCGATATTAAGTATTGATCCCATGTGCGAAGTTAAAACAATAAGAAGACATCATTTATCTGGTACGGGATTGAGTCGTGTGTTGAAAGCAAAGTGTCATGAACTTGGGATAAAAAAACGCTGTACAGTACATACTTTGAGGCATAGTTTTGCGACTCATCTTTTGGAGCGAGGGACGGACTTGAGGACGATTCAGGAATTACTTGGTCATGAGGATATAAGTACGACGCAAATTTATACGCATGTACTTAATTTGAATCAGTCGGGGACGCAAAGTCCTTTAGATGATTTATGA
- a CDS encoding 3-keto-disaccharide hydrolase, whose translation MQNFFRMALLVFLSIGSIQANEWKSLFNGKNLDGWKGLEQYWSVQDGIITGESKTAVPFTNFLIYEKGEFSDFELKFDFCIFSGNSGVQYRSKQVGKPEKFSMKGYQADFDPGNAWSGTNYFQGRGIMAKRGQKTLMEKGKKASSTEALGDFDELAKSIKAAGQWNSYHIIVKGDHFQHFINGVLMSECTDKDPKLSLAKGTFGLQMHKTKGTGMKVQFKNIELKELKDK comes from the coding sequence ATGCAGAATTTTTTTAGAATGGCCCTCTTAGTCTTTTTATCTATTGGCTCAATACAAGCAAATGAATGGAAGTCACTTTTTAATGGGAAAAACTTAGATGGTTGGAAAGGCTTAGAGCAGTACTGGTCAGTTCAGGATGGAATCATTACTGGCGAGAGTAAAACTGCGGTACCCTTCACTAACTTTCTGATTTATGAAAAGGGTGAATTCAGTGATTTTGAGCTCAAATTTGATTTCTGTATTTTTTCAGGCAATAGCGGAGTTCAATACCGTAGCAAGCAAGTTGGCAAGCCAGAGAAGTTTTCCATGAAGGGCTATCAAGCAGATTTTGATCCCGGGAATGCATGGAGTGGAACCAACTATTTCCAGGGCCGTGGCATCATGGCTAAACGCGGTCAAAAAACACTTATGGAAAAAGGCAAAAAGGCCTCTTCAACAGAAGCCTTGGGCGACTTCGATGAATTGGCGAAATCAATCAAAGCAGCCGGTCAATGGAATAGCTATCATATCATAGTAAAAGGCGATCATTTCCAACATTTTATTAATGGTGTACTGATGTCTGAATGTACTGATAAAGATCCCAAATTGAGTTTGGCGAAAGGCACTTTTGGTTTGCAGATGCATAAAACTAAAGGCACTGGAATGAAAGTTCAGTTTAAAAATATTGAACTTAAGGAATTGAAGGACAAATAA
- a CDS encoding right-handed parallel beta-helix repeat-containing protein, producing the protein MKSLFNFRSLLCLFTISLVHLEAATYYVDNQANNERANGLTEKTAFKDFTQVNRLNLLAGDKVLLKRGGHYHGAIKLQSLEGTEIAPIELASYGDENLARPKIDGQGYFAVINLDGCAYVNVSGLELTNDGGKARDKRAKHERYGVALTAIAGDSHNINLRDLKIHHIFASESRASEGYNPTSNFGMGVILENKKSQHSINRITLEDSDIRMVGFYGIRIKGSMEQKVSMVNILNNKTVDTGCSGVQMSYASHIRVKGNDFAYSGSNKDPRMHARGSGSWCWGSENITYEENKFSHARGKGDSAGIHIDFNCKNIIVQRNLSIDNEGGFIEILGNNWNCTYRYNISINDGARIKGENRAFQEGKILWFSSFCGKDGGRKGPYNNYIYNNTIFVKKGILNKFSVAPTTEGVLIANNIFHLMDESKNVSGDQFWNKKLRAQVNKPSKNIVFGNNIYNKETSLPADFEIQDKAKIIGDVEFKNAGSLDAHDYIPINSDLVIDKGIEIQRLANDPIGIIGGLKMKSDFFGNPIKGRPDMGAIEIQ; encoded by the coding sequence ATGAAATCACTCTTTAACTTTAGATCCTTGCTGTGTTTATTCACGATCAGTTTAGTTCATCTTGAAGCAGCGACTTATTATGTCGATAATCAGGCAAACAATGAAAGGGCTAATGGCTTAACGGAGAAAACGGCATTTAAGGACTTTACGCAAGTCAATAGGCTGAACTTACTTGCGGGAGATAAGGTCTTATTAAAGCGAGGAGGTCACTATCATGGAGCGATCAAACTACAATCGCTTGAGGGCACGGAAATAGCTCCTATTGAATTAGCTTCTTATGGAGATGAAAACTTGGCTCGACCCAAAATAGATGGGCAAGGTTATTTTGCCGTTATTAATTTGGATGGCTGTGCTTACGTAAATGTAAGTGGTTTAGAACTGACAAATGATGGTGGGAAAGCGAGAGATAAACGAGCCAAGCACGAACGCTACGGCGTGGCCCTTACTGCAATTGCAGGGGATAGCCATAATATTAATTTAAGAGATTTAAAGATCCATCATATTTTTGCGAGTGAATCGCGAGCCTCAGAAGGGTATAATCCGACGAGTAATTTTGGTATGGGAGTGATTCTTGAAAATAAAAAATCGCAACATTCCATTAACCGAATTACCCTCGAAGATTCAGATATACGCATGGTGGGATTTTACGGGATTCGCATCAAGGGCAGTATGGAACAAAAGGTAAGCATGGTGAATATACTCAATAATAAGACAGTAGATACGGGCTGTTCAGGAGTGCAAATGAGCTATGCCTCACATATACGTGTGAAGGGGAATGATTTCGCTTACTCAGGGTCAAATAAAGATCCGCGCATGCACGCAAGAGGTAGTGGATCTTGGTGCTGGGGATCGGAGAATATTACTTATGAAGAGAATAAGTTTAGCCATGCTCGCGGCAAGGGAGATTCGGCGGGTATTCACATTGATTTTAATTGTAAGAATATCATCGTACAACGCAATTTAAGTATCGATAATGAGGGCGGCTTTATTGAGATATTGGGAAATAATTGGAATTGTACTTATCGCTATAATATAAGCATTAATGATGGCGCGCGAATCAAGGGTGAAAATCGTGCTTTTCAAGAAGGAAAAATTCTGTGGTTTAGCAGTTTCTGTGGGAAGGATGGTGGACGCAAAGGTCCCTATAATAATTATATTTACAATAACACTATTTTTGTTAAGAAAGGCATTCTCAATAAGTTTTCGGTTGCGCCGACAACTGAGGGTGTTTTGATTGCCAATAATATTTTTCATTTAATGGATGAATCAAAGAATGTGTCGGGAGATCAATTCTGGAATAAAAAACTTCGTGCTCAAGTAAATAAGCCAAGTAAGAATATTGTTTTTGGTAATAATATTTATAATAAGGAAACGAGCTTGCCCGCAGATTTTGAAATTCAAGATAAGGCCAAAATCATTGGTGATGTCGAGTTTAAGAATGCAGGAAGTTTAGATGCACATGACTACATTCCTATAAATAGTGACTTAGTGATCGATAAAGGCATAGAGATTCAACGCTTGGCAAATGACCCTATCGGGATTATTGGGGGCTTAAAAATGAAAAGTGATTTCTTTGGCAATCCCATTAAGGGTAGGCCCGATATGGGGGCAATAGAAATTCAGTAA
- a CDS encoding DUF1501 domain-containing protein, whose product MNPLNISSMGRGLLNRRDFLKTSGGALGSLGLMHLLAGDSALASEGGKTPLRPNIDPQNPYAPRPGHFPAKAKQVLVVYCPGGVSQVDTFDYKPDLWKFHGQKPPGMPAVTFEGPTGNIAKPFWDFKPRGKSGKMISDLVPNLGALADDLCFFHSLRSSTSAHPQGENFVNTGFTVEGHPSRGAWISYALGTENQNLPAFVAINDPRGKPRSAKNNWGSGFLPAAYQGTDFNASALPANLKVPKSISRNSEKNTNDMLKFLNEKHMEQFPGDSNLAARVATYELAGRMQMSIPEVSDISKEPAYIMEEYGVNSPNKTKGEYAKNCILARRLLEQGVRVVELYNGANSPNGINNWDSHNNLEKTHQAQADIMDQPTAALISDMKRRGMLDDVLVVWCTEFGRAPFLQANGTGRDHNPGAFTCFMAGAGVKKGYSHGMSDNFGFKATDKPQDVYDFNATILHLMGLDHERLSYYHNGIESRLTNVHGHVIKDVLA is encoded by the coding sequence ATGAATCCATTAAATATTTCATCCATGGGCCGTGGCCTACTCAATCGCCGCGATTTTCTAAAAACAAGCGGTGGCGCCTTAGGCTCTTTAGGACTTATGCATTTACTTGCGGGCGATAGTGCCTTGGCCTCGGAAGGAGGAAAGACTCCCTTGCGTCCTAATATTGATCCACAGAATCCCTATGCACCGCGTCCAGGTCATTTTCCTGCTAAAGCGAAGCAAGTCTTGGTTGTTTACTGTCCGGGGGGAGTGAGTCAGGTAGATACTTTTGATTACAAGCCAGACCTTTGGAAATTCCATGGTCAGAAACCGCCGGGAATGCCAGCCGTTACTTTTGAAGGACCCACGGGAAATATCGCCAAGCCCTTCTGGGATTTTAAACCCCGAGGAAAGAGTGGTAAAATGATTTCTGATTTAGTGCCTAATCTAGGTGCTTTGGCGGATGATCTCTGCTTCTTTCATTCGCTTCGCTCTTCAACTAGTGCTCATCCCCAAGGAGAGAATTTCGTAAATACTGGATTCACTGTAGAGGGTCATCCTTCGCGTGGTGCTTGGATTAGTTATGCCTTGGGAACGGAGAATCAAAATTTACCCGCATTTGTGGCGATTAATGACCCGCGTGGCAAGCCTCGTTCAGCAAAAAATAACTGGGGTTCAGGTTTCTTGCCTGCGGCTTATCAGGGAACAGATTTTAATGCCTCGGCACTACCAGCAAATTTAAAGGTGCCGAAGTCAATTAGTAGGAATTCTGAAAAGAATACTAATGATATGCTCAAATTTCTTAACGAGAAGCATATGGAGCAATTCCCTGGAGATAGTAACTTGGCCGCACGAGTGGCGACTTATGAACTGGCAGGTCGTATGCAGATGTCGATTCCTGAAGTATCGGATATCTCCAAAGAACCTGCTTATATCATGGAAGAATATGGTGTGAATAGCCCCAATAAAACCAAGGGTGAATACGCAAAGAACTGTATCTTAGCACGTCGCTTGTTAGAGCAGGGTGTCCGTGTCGTGGAACTCTATAATGGAGCTAATAGTCCCAATGGAATTAATAACTGGGATTCTCATAATAACTTGGAGAAGACCCACCAAGCTCAAGCGGATATCATGGATCAGCCTACGGCAGCACTGATTAGTGATATGAAACGTCGCGGGATGTTGGATGATGTCTTAGTGGTTTGGTGTACTGAGTTTGGCCGTGCGCCTTTCTTGCAGGCCAATGGTACTGGGCGCGATCATAATCCAGGGGCTTTCACTTGCTTTATGGCCGGTGCGGGTGTGAAAAAAGGCTATAGCCATGGCATGAGTGATAACTTCGGTTTCAAAGCGACCGATAAACCTCAGGATGTCTATGATTTTAATGCCACAATTCTGCACCTTATGGGCTTGGATCATGAACGTTTATCCTATTATCATAATGGCATTGAATCGCGATTGACAAATGTGCATGGGCACGTGATTAAAGATGTGCTGGCTTAA
- a CDS encoding PSD1 and planctomycete cytochrome C domain-containing protein: protein MRFLTLVLLASFSATAVDYEKDIKPIFEENCAKCHGEKKQKSDFRLDDRESILKGGDWGEPGAVPGHPEKSSIIEFISLDPDDDDIMPPKGDPLKKEQIALISEWIKEGAKMPAKKKVAAEKLWSLEKVKKPAIPLGEKNVVDAFLKEKLSEQGLDFSQQADPVVLLRRLQVVLTGILPTPAEKDAFLEAWVMDADKAYSAKVEELLASDQYGERWAQHWLDAIRWAETSGSESNLYRKNSWHFRDYVIRAFNQDKPYTDFIIDQLAGDQTGYPRATGYLVSGPHVPPATVGQQQSAIAEARYDRLDQVMQTVGASIMGMTLGCARCHTHKFDPIKINDYYSILANFQGVEFGIRKPELAEHAHHVVKGKKIMGKIQALRQKERSTWKEQWHSRHEARVNQLKTRGIRLVALSNSVALDEVDIYNTAGKNIISQAKISTNIAGEKVDVELLRDGMIGQFYGFKAKVKKGDKKLHYIQFDFAADIEFSGIALSKDRKAPVNTDYLLSEEWLTKLDNYKIEYRDEQGKWKVLVKNLTQLKTLPAIQDLITEYNEKAVQEEFIGRFIKPVKSHVLKRGSASSLGAEVVPGPLTIITASLNMTSETSDKERRMTFAKWLASDTNPLTARVMVNRLWYHTFGDGIVSTLSDFGNAGAKPSHPELLDYLASEFVEQGWSTKNFLRLLVNSKAFKQDNKPKVAALKLDAGSRLLWRYAPRRAEAEVIRDSVLKFSDSLDLTTGGPSYRIHGTKKRYGMWKVTDNYSEPTWRRMIYQERMRGVDDRMFTAFDFPDCGQVLSKRPASTTPLQALNLMNSKFMENQCDIIAKKVESSDPETSIRQLFLLIYNRQPSEIELVMSKKILKSEKVSILCRAMLNSNEFIFIQ, encoded by the coding sequence ATGAGATTTTTAACTTTAGTTTTGTTGGCGTCATTCAGTGCGACGGCAGTGGATTACGAAAAAGATATCAAGCCAATTTTTGAAGAGAATTGTGCCAAATGTCATGGCGAGAAAAAACAGAAGTCTGATTTTCGCTTAGATGACCGCGAGAGTATCCTAAAAGGAGGTGACTGGGGCGAACCAGGCGCCGTACCGGGGCATCCAGAGAAGAGTTCTATTATAGAGTTTATTAGTTTGGATCCGGATGATGATGATATCATGCCGCCCAAAGGTGATCCGCTGAAGAAAGAGCAAATTGCTTTAATTAGCGAATGGATCAAAGAGGGTGCTAAAATGCCCGCGAAGAAAAAAGTTGCAGCAGAGAAACTTTGGTCTCTAGAAAAAGTAAAAAAGCCAGCGATTCCATTAGGTGAAAAAAATGTGGTGGATGCCTTCTTAAAAGAAAAATTAAGTGAGCAGGGACTCGATTTTAGTCAGCAGGCTGATCCGGTAGTGTTACTTCGCCGTTTGCAGGTGGTACTCACTGGGATTCTGCCTACGCCAGCAGAAAAAGATGCTTTCCTCGAAGCCTGGGTAATGGATGCGGACAAGGCATATAGTGCAAAAGTGGAAGAGCTATTGGCATCGGATCAATACGGCGAGCGTTGGGCTCAGCATTGGTTGGATGCAATTCGCTGGGCGGAAACGAGTGGTTCAGAGAGTAATCTCTACCGAAAGAATTCATGGCATTTTCGCGATTATGTAATCCGCGCCTTTAATCAAGATAAGCCTTATACAGATTTCATTATCGATCAGTTGGCGGGTGATCAAACGGGCTATCCAAGAGCGACGGGATACTTAGTTTCAGGGCCACATGTGCCTCCTGCCACCGTAGGGCAACAGCAGAGTGCGATTGCCGAAGCACGCTATGATAGATTGGATCAAGTGATGCAGACAGTAGGAGCCTCAATTATGGGTATGACTTTAGGTTGTGCTCGTTGCCATACACACAAATTTGATCCGATTAAAATCAATGATTATTATTCTATTCTCGCCAATTTTCAGGGTGTGGAATTTGGGATTCGTAAACCAGAACTAGCCGAACATGCACATCATGTGGTGAAAGGTAAAAAAATCATGGGCAAGATCCAAGCCTTACGTCAAAAAGAGCGCAGTACTTGGAAAGAGCAGTGGCATAGTCGCCACGAAGCTCGTGTTAATCAATTAAAGACTCGTGGTATTCGACTTGTGGCTTTATCTAATTCAGTAGCACTTGATGAAGTCGATATTTATAATACGGCGGGAAAAAACATTATATCCCAAGCGAAAATCAGTACGAATATAGCAGGTGAGAAAGTAGATGTAGAGCTCTTACGAGATGGTATGATTGGTCAGTTCTATGGCTTCAAAGCTAAAGTTAAAAAAGGCGACAAGAAGCTTCACTACATTCAATTTGATTTTGCAGCAGATATTGAGTTTTCGGGCATTGCTTTGAGTAAGGATCGCAAAGCGCCAGTCAATACGGATTATTTGCTAAGTGAAGAATGGCTCACAAAACTAGATAATTATAAAATTGAGTACAGAGATGAGCAAGGTAAGTGGAAAGTTTTAGTCAAAAATCTTACTCAGCTAAAAACTTTACCAGCAATTCAGGATTTAATTACCGAATACAATGAAAAAGCTGTACAGGAAGAATTTATTGGTCGTTTCATCAAACCAGTAAAATCACATGTCTTAAAACGTGGGAGTGCGAGTTCATTGGGAGCAGAAGTTGTCCCAGGACCCTTGACGATTATTACGGCATCACTCAATATGACGAGTGAGACTTCCGATAAAGAACGCCGCATGACTTTTGCGAAGTGGCTGGCATCGGATACCAATCCGCTCACGGCGCGAGTGATGGTCAACCGCCTTTGGTATCATACTTTTGGTGATGGCATAGTTTCCACCTTATCAGACTTTGGTAACGCGGGAGCGAAGCCGAGTCATCCAGAATTACTGGATTATTTAGCGAGCGAATTTGTGGAGCAGGGCTGGTCGACCAAGAATTTCTTGAGACTGCTGGTGAATTCAAAAGCCTTTAAGCAGGATAATAAACCTAAGGTGGCAGCGCTCAAATTAGATGCGGGTTCACGCTTATTGTGGCGTTATGCACCACGTCGAGCTGAGGCAGAAGTGATTCGCGATTCAGTATTGAAATTCAGTGACTCATTAGATTTGACGACGGGTGGACCCTCTTACAGAATTCACGGGACAAAGAAACGTTATGGAATGTGGAAAGTAACGGATAATTATAGTGAGCCAACGTGGAGGCGAATGATCTACCAAGAGCGTATGCGTGGAGTAGATGACCGTATGTTCACCGCATTTGATTTTCCTGATTGCGGTCAAGTACTCTCTAAACGTCCGGCTTCAACGACACCACTTCAGGCGCTGAATTTAATGAATAGTAAGTTCATGGAAAATCAGTGTGATATCATTGCGAAAAAAGTTGAGTCAAGTGATCCTGAGACTTCGATTCGCCAGCTCTTTTTACTGATCTATAATCGTCAGCCATCTGAGATTGAATTGGTAATGAGCAAAAAAATTCTCAAGAGTGAAAAAGTCAGTATCCTATGTCGAGCCATGCTCAACAGTAACGAATTTATCTTTATTCAGTGA